A window of Kocuria sp. TGY1127_2 genomic DNA:
ACGTGATGCTAGAGCTCGGAGTCGTCCTCCGGGATCCACCGCTTGAAGTCCAGAGTGAGGTACAGGGCCAGCGCGGCAGAATTGTCTTCCGCAATGCGCAGTGCAACTTCCTCGTGTCCCTGACGATAAAGTTCATCGATTGCGATGCGCAGCAGCTGTTCCGCAAACCCTTCGCGCCGGCGCGAGGCAGCCGTGAACAATTCGAACACGTACGGGGCATTCGGGACGTCGTTGCCTACCCGGGAATCCAGTACCAGGGCAGCGGCCACGAGCCGGCCCGAGTCGTCGACGACCACTGGCGAAGCGGACTCGATGAGGTTGCCGTATTCTCCGGCAAAAACTTTGTGGATGATTTCTAAGGCCTCGGCTTGGCTGCCGATGACGTCCTGGTCGTCGTACGAGGTGAAAAAGAGCTTGGCGAGGCCATCCGAGTCCTCGGCCGTGACCGGTCGCGTCGTGACCTTCAGGGGGCGGGTGTTGGCCCACGTTTTTCCGATAAGTGTGATCGTGCCGCTCACGATAACCTCCCGAGTTTTTTTCCGTCCGGTCACGCCGTGTGACCGTGGGTCGTCAGATACTAGCCTAGCTGTCAGATTGCGTTTACGGGATGACTCAAAGAAATACGAGCCTACAAATCGTGTGGTGATGTCCTATTGCGAACGCTCAGACGGTCTTGTGATCGGTGAAAAGAACAGGGCTCTCTTCGAGCGCACCATCCTCCACGAGGATGCGGCCCAAATTGGCCAGAACCTCTTCCGTATTGTGCCCGAGCGCATCGTGGTGCATTGAATTCGATGTCCACGTATGCAGATTCGAAACGCTCGACGCTGTTTCCATCGCATGGTCGAAGTCCACATAGACGTCGTGACGGTAGGCGCTGGCGGCTACGGGGACGGTGTTGCGAGCCAACTGGTCCACGTCGTACAAGTTTCCCCAATCACTTTTGCGAGCCAACAACTCTGCCGCTTCGTTCACGGGCGAAAGGGCAGGGTCTTCGGCGAAGTACCAGGGATGGATCATCTCTCCTGTGAAGAGCAACGGATCGGCTTCTTCGGAATAATCCGGCCGGGACGAGCGGATCCGGTCCGCCGACCAGTTGCTGGCCACCCCCGGTCCGTCGCAATATATTGCTTCATGCATGAGGGCATACAACGGCTGGCCCGCAAAGGACACGGCGTTTCCGACGTCGGTCAGGAATCTCTCCGAGAGTCGTTCCGGTCCTTCTGAGAAGGCCGACTCGAGAAGGTAATGCAAGCCGTGGACGCGCGAATTTCCACCGAGGTGATGACCGAGCATCTGAAACCGATGGGCCGTGAGACGTTCGCCCGAGGCCAACCGGACGTCGTGGTTTTCGAGGAAGGACGCGATCCTCACGCCGCGGGCCTGGTCCTCGGGGTACCAGTCGTAGTATTGGGCATTGCGCTCCGCCACGCGGTCGAAAGTCGATCGGTACGTCTCTGCGGGTGAGCTGTTGATGGGAGCCAGTCCCGCGGTCATCCATGAATGAAGGAGAGAATTCGGTGCGAAGGACAAATACGTCAACGTGATGAATCCGCCGAAACTCTGCCCGAGGCTGGCCCAGCGTTTTTCCGACTCACTCGCTGTCAACGTCGCCCGCACGCATTCGGCGTCGGCCACGATCGAGTCCGCCCGGAAGTGCTCGAGGTACGCGACCTGCTTTTCGGGGGATCCAAAACGAGCCAGGCCACCCGCCGAGATCGGTGTGGAAAGACCCGTGCCTCGCTGGTCCAGAAGGACCACCCGATACGCCTTCGCCATGTGCCGGACCCAACCGGAATCCGTCATGGGCCGCGGCGAGGCCATCCCGGGACCGCCCTGGAGATAGACAAAGTACGGGCGTTCCTCCGGCTCACCTAGACCCTCTGGACCACGATGCGTTACGACGCGGGCGAAGAGATCGATCGACACACCATCTAGGCCGTGACGATCCACGTCGCTGTACTCGGTCTCGTGCCCCCACGACCAAGCGTGCGTCAACGGGACGCGGAACCGGTGGTCGGTCAGCTCCAGGTCACCAATGCGGTGGGTCGGGCCGGTGGAGTGAGGGACGGGGGATGTTCCGGGGTGAGCCATGGACCCATTCTAGGTCCCCGGGATCAGTCCCGCGGCGCATCCTTTAGGGCGCCCACGTGGTCAACACGAATCACGGGCGCCCCGACGTCGTCCGAGGACAGGAGGTCGACCTTCGCGGTGATTCCGAAGTCGAAATTGTCCTCAGGATCGGAAAAGGCCTGCCGTACCGTCCAAACATCGGGGTCGGACGTGTCCAGAGTGAGGTGGCGTGGCGAGCGGGCTTCGGCGTCGGTGAAGATGTCGTCGTACTCATCGAAGTATTCATCCATCGCCTCCGCCCACCGGTTCGCGTCCCAACCATGGTCGGCATCTAGTTCTCCGAGGAGCTTTTCCTTTTCCTCAGCGAAAAGTTCGACCCGCCGGAACATCGCGTTGCGGATCATGATCGTGAAAGCGCGCTTGTTGTCGGTCAGCTTGGGCGCGGACTCTGCCACCAAGTCTTCGAGGGAATCCTGCGTGGGCTCGACGTCCTCGCCTGAGGTCATCTTCTCCCACTCGTCGATCAGGGAGTTGTCGGTTTGGCGGATCAATTCACCGAGCCACGAGACGAGGTCCTCGAGCTCTTCGGTAAGAGCCGAGACCGGCACCGTCTGGCGCAGAGCACGGTAGGCATCGGAGAGATATCTGAGGAGGATACCTTCGGACCTGGACAGCTGGTAATACTGAACAAAATCGCCGAAACCCATCGCCCGTTCGTACATGTCCCTGACGATCGACTTGGGTGCCAATTCGAATTCGGCGATCCACGGTGCACCGGAGCGATACGTTTCGAAGGCTTCCTCCAACATTTCGGCGAGCGGCTGTGGATACGTGATGTTGTCCACCGCGTTCATCCGCTCGGTATAGTCCAGACCCTCGGCCTTCATGGCGGCGATAGCTTCCCCACGGGTCTTCTTCTCTTGGGCGTTGAGCACCTGACGAGGCTTCTCGAGGGTCGCTTCGATCACGGAAACCGCGTCCAGGGCGTAATTGGGGTCTTCCCTGTCAAGAAGTGAGAGAGCTGCGAGAGCGAAGGGGGACAACGGCTGGTTCAGTGCGAAGTTCTCTTGGAGCTGGACCGTCAACCGAACGGTCCGGCCTTCCTCGTCTGGTTCATCCAGCCGTTCGACGACTCCCGCCGCCAAGAGTTCGCGGTAGATTCCCAGCGCCTTCCGGATCAATTGAAGCTGGCGGGGCCTGGGCTCATGGTTCTCGGTCAACAATTTCTTGGCCGCGGCGAACGGGTCACCCGGACGCTCGAGGAGATTCAGAAGCATCGAGTGAGTGACAGTAAAGGTTGAGGTCAACGGCTCGGGAACGGCTTGCACGAGCTGATCGAAAGTCTTCCGGGACCAGGCCACAAAACCCTGGGGCGCTTTTTTCTTCTTCCCCCGAGTCGACTGCGCAATCTTCTTTTCATCGCCGTCGAATTTCTGCCTGGCCTTTTCCACGATCTTGGCGTTTTCGATGTCGTGTTCAGGCGCCTGCACGACGACGGTGCCAGCGGTGTCATATCCGGCGCGACCCGCGCGACCGGCGATCTGATGGAATTCACGAGCCTTGAGCCGGCGTGTCCGTTCTCCGTCGAACTTTGACAGGGCCGTGATCAACACGGTGCGGATCGGAACGTTGATGCCGACGCCCAAGGTATCGGTGCCACAGATGACCTTGAGAAGGCCGGTTTGAGCGAGCTGTTCGACGAGTCTGCGATATTTGGGCAACATGCCCGCATGGTGCACGCCGACGCCGTGGCGGACCATTTTGTTGAGGACTTTGCCGAATCCGGATGAGAACCGGAAGCCAGCAATCGACTCGGATATCCGCTCTTTCTCGTCTTTGCTGAGAATATTGAGGCTCATGAGCGCCTGAGCTTGGTCCATGGCCTGCAGCTGGGAGAAGTGAACCACGTAGACCGGTGCCTGGCCCGTGGCGACCAATTCCTCGATCGCCTCATGGACCGGTTCTTCGGAATAGTAGTAATGGAGAGGAATCGGCCTCTCCGAGCTGGTAACATATGCGGTTTCGCGGCCTGTCAGGTCCGTGAGCTCGCGCTCGAATCGGGAGACGTCCCCAAGGGTCGCGCTCATCAGGAGGAACTGGGCCTGAGGGAGCTCAAGGAGAGGGACTTGCCAAGCCCACCCGCGTTGTGGGTCGGAATAGAAGTGGAACTCGTCCATGATCACCTGTGTCACGTCGGCTCCGTCGCTTTCGCGCAGCACCACATTGGCCAGTATCTCGGCCGTGCAGCACACGATCGGGGCCTGCGCATTGACGGAAGAGTCGCCGGTGATCATGCCGACGTTTTCCGCGCCGAAGATCGCGCACAGATCAAAGAACTTCTCAGAAACCAGCGCCTTGATCGGCGCGGTGTAATAGGAACGCTGCCCCTGCGCCAGACCGGCAAAGTGGGCGGCAACCGCGACCGTCGATTTGCCGGATCCCGTCGGAGTCGCCAGGATGACATTCGCTCCTCCGGCAATCTCGAGAACTGCCTCGTCCTGAGCCGT
This region includes:
- a CDS encoding alpha/beta fold hydrolase, producing MAHPGTSPVPHSTGPTHRIGDLELTDHRFRVPLTHAWSWGHETEYSDVDRHGLDGVSIDLFARVVTHRGPEGLGEPEERPYFVYLQGGPGMASPRPMTDSGWVRHMAKAYRVVLLDQRGTGLSTPISAGGLARFGSPEKQVAYLEHFRADSIVADAECVRATLTASESEKRWASLGQSFGGFITLTYLSFAPNSLLHSWMTAGLAPINSSPAETYRSTFDRVAERNAQYYDWYPEDQARGVRIASFLENHDVRLASGERLTAHRFQMLGHHLGGNSRVHGLHYLLESAFSEGPERLSERFLTDVGNAVSFAGQPLYALMHEAIYCDGPGVASNWSADRIRSSRPDYSEEADPLLFTGEMIHPWYFAEDPALSPVNEAAELLARKSDWGNLYDVDQLARNTVPVAASAYRHDVYVDFDHAMETASSVSNLHTWTSNSMHHDALGHNTEEVLANLGRILVEDGALEESPVLFTDHKTV
- a CDS encoding GNAT family N-acetyltransferase gives rise to the protein MSGTITLIGKTWANTRPLKVTTRPVTAEDSDGLAKLFFTSYDDQDVIGSQAEALEIIHKVFAGEYGNLIESASPVVVDDSGRLVAAALVLDSRVGNDVPNAPYVFELFTAASRRREGFAEQLLRIAIDELYRQGHEEVALRIAEDNSAALALYLTLDFKRWIPEDDSEL
- a CDS encoding RNA helicase — translated: MKLLEALDPRFAESDHHYFRGDYASNPLSHEEIYEGFSTWIASRDMELYTAQDEAVLEIAGGANVILATPTGSGKSTVAVAAHFAGLAQGQRSYYTAPIKALVSEKFFDLCAIFGAENVGMITGDSSVNAQAPIVCCTAEILANVVLRESDGADVTQVIMDEFHFYSDPQRGWAWQVPLLELPQAQFLLMSATLGDVSRFERELTDLTGRETAYVTSSERPIPLHYYYSEEPVHEAIEELVATGQAPVYVVHFSQLQAMDQAQALMSLNILSKDEKERISESIAGFRFSSGFGKVLNKMVRHGVGVHHAGMLPKYRRLVEQLAQTGLLKVICGTDTLGVGINVPIRTVLITALSKFDGERTRRLKAREFHQIAGRAGRAGYDTAGTVVVQAPEHDIENAKIVEKARQKFDGDEKKIAQSTRGKKKKAPQGFVAWSRKTFDQLVQAVPEPLTSTFTVTHSMLLNLLERPGDPFAAAKKLLTENHEPRPRQLQLIRKALGIYRELLAAGVVERLDEPDEEGRTVRLTVQLQENFALNQPLSPFALAALSLLDREDPNYALDAVSVIEATLEKPRQVLNAQEKKTRGEAIAAMKAEGLDYTERMNAVDNITYPQPLAEMLEEAFETYRSGAPWIAEFELAPKSIVRDMYERAMGFGDFVQYYQLSRSEGILLRYLSDAYRALRQTVPVSALTEELEDLVSWLGELIRQTDNSLIDEWEKMTSGEDVEPTQDSLEDLVAESAPKLTDNKRAFTIMIRNAMFRRVELFAEEKEKLLGELDADHGWDANRWAEAMDEYFDEYDDIFTDAEARSPRHLTLDTSDPDVWTVRQAFSDPEDNFDFGITAKVDLLSSDDVGAPVIRVDHVGALKDAPRD